In Deltaproteobacteria bacterium, the following are encoded in one genomic region:
- a CDS encoding PQQ-like beta-propeller repeat protein, whose amino-acid sequence MSFRPVLSGLIAALLPWMAALQIAAAEPQLANSPWPMFMHDSRHTGRATVNGPSTNAVQVLWSYKALSRIKTSPSIGEDGTIYFGAGFSPLCAVNHTTGALKWCTEGGGDASVSSPTIASDGTIYMGARDNKLWAVRDNGPGAPLVLWRYKIFLDGDILSSPAIDPLGDAIYMSCGCLSTGFVHAMNPTAPPTGELLWKLQIPKSTRTSAPAIDVTGGPYQGTLYTGSTDGSLSAFNTRSSGVPVGTLKWTVPLGGKSTRNNSSPLLRDDGSICMGTTEGVVCVDPSDGHILPGWPFYGGGQVSATPALGADGTLYFGTEKGIFYAVNPNGSLKWSMADLGRFRSSPAIGANGKIYTAGGKTIYCLNDNGAAGSVQWTYVTGKPIQWSSPAIGANQMLYIGSTDHYVYAFKEQVP is encoded by the coding sequence ATGTCATTTCGTCCCGTGTTGTCCGGCCTGATAGCAGCACTCCTTCCATGGATGGCAGCTCTTCAGATAGCTGCGGCAGAACCACAACTGGCAAACTCGCCCTGGCCGATGTTCATGCACGACTCTCGTCATACTGGGCGTGCTACGGTCAATGGTCCTTCCACCAATGCCGTCCAGGTCCTCTGGTCCTACAAGGCACTGAGTCGGATTAAGACCTCTCCATCCATCGGCGAGGATGGCACGATTTACTTTGGAGCCGGCTTCTCGCCGCTCTGTGCGGTCAACCATACCACTGGTGCTCTCAAGTGGTGCACGGAAGGCGGCGGCGATGCTTCGGTTTCCTCGCCCACAATAGCGAGCGATGGCACCATCTACATGGGGGCACGAGATAATAAGTTGTGGGCAGTGCGAGACAATGGCCCCGGTGCCCCACTGGTTTTGTGGAGATACAAAATCTTTCTTGACGGAGACATTTTGTCTTCTCCGGCCATCGATCCCCTGGGAGATGCGATCTACATGTCGTGCGGGTGCCTGAGCACGGGGTTCGTGCACGCAATGAATCCCACAGCCCCACCGACCGGAGAGCTGCTGTGGAAGCTCCAGATCCCGAAAAGCACCCGCACCTCTGCCCCGGCCATCGACGTGACTGGCGGTCCCTACCAAGGTACACTCTACACCGGCTCGACCGACGGTTCGCTCTCTGCATTCAACACTCGCAGTTCAGGCGTCCCGGTAGGAACACTGAAATGGACGGTGCCGCTGGGCGGAAAATCGACCCGTAACAATTCTTCTCCTCTGCTGAGAGATGACGGATCGATCTGTATGGGGACAACCGAAGGGGTTGTCTGTGTCGATCCGTCGGACGGTCACATTCTTCCAGGCTGGCCCTTTTACGGCGGCGGCCAAGTCAGTGCCACACCGGCGCTTGGCGCGGATGGCACGCTGTATTTCGGCACTGAAAAGGGCATTTTTTATGCTGTGAATCCGAACGGTTCGCTCAAGTGGAGTATGGCAGACCTCGGGAGATTTCGTTCCTCGCCGGCAATCGGTGCCAACGGGAAAATCTACACGGCTGGCGGGAAAACGATTTATTGCTTGAACGACAATGGCGCGGCGGGTTCGGTCCAATGGACCTACGTCACCGGGAAACCGATCCAGTGGTCTTCCCCGGCGATCGGTGCCAACCAGATGCTCTACATCGGGTCAACCGACCATTATGTGTACGCATTCAAGGAACAAGTGCCCTAA
- a CDS encoding response regulator: MSKRVSPPTTAPSVLIVDDDLDLTDLLSQLLVRKGMRPVTAANGKQCLEFVQHHPAIDVIVLDITMPEMDGLQACAVLKQREKTREIPIILLTAKDDASVRHASATLGVAEFLMKPVSGQDLIASIRAQLERRSHKPEGKSAL; encoded by the coding sequence GTGTCCAAAAGAGTATCTCCCCCCACCACAGCGCCTTCCGTGCTTATCGTCGATGACGATCTGGACCTCACCGACCTGCTCAGCCAACTCCTCGTTCGCAAAGGGATGAGACCGGTGACTGCCGCCAACGGCAAGCAGTGCCTCGAATTCGTACAGCATCACCCCGCCATCGACGTTATCGTTCTGGATATCACCATGCCGGAAATGGATGGACTTCAAGCCTGCGCCGTTCTCAAGCAGAGAGAAAAAACGCGGGAGATTCCCATCATTCTGCTCACGGCAAAAGATGACGCTTCGGTACGTCATGCCAGCGCGACACTAGGGGTCGCCGAGTTTCTCATGAAACCGGTGAGTGGGCAAGACTTGATCGCCAGCATTCGAGCCCAGCTCGAAAGGCGTTCACACAAGCCCGAAGGAAAATCGGCACTGTAA
- a CDS encoding nucleotide sugar dehydrogenase produces MDEARRLRNKIMDRSAHLGVIGLGYVGLPLVMEMAKEGFLVTGIDIDTQRVDSINAGMSYILDVPSELLLGFVMKKRIRATPSLTAIQDVDAISICAPTPLRKTKDPDLSYVIAAVEAVRTYLHPGQLVILESTTYPGTTQDVVLPILERSGLRVGRDFFLAYSPERTDPSNKTYTTRNIPKVIGGVTPVCTELATCLYQQFIDRIVPVSSPGTAEMVKLLENTFRSVNIALANEMAQICHTFGINVWEVIETAKTKPFGFMPFYPGPGLGGHCIPIDPYYLTWKARMNGVEPRLIEVAGHINSQMPTFTVSRVADALNDQQKSLKNSKILALGVAYKRDVNDTRESSALEVLAKLREKGAVVQYSDPYVPSLDLDGHTLRSIDLTPNVLRSQDCVVILTDHSEFPYEAIVTHSPLIVDSRNALREFPDPHILHL; encoded by the coding sequence ATGGACGAAGCGCGGCGGCTGCGTAATAAGATTATGGATCGCTCCGCCCATCTCGGCGTGATCGGATTGGGCTACGTGGGTCTCCCGCTCGTCATGGAAATGGCAAAAGAGGGCTTTCTCGTGACTGGCATCGACATCGATACCCAGCGGGTCGATTCCATCAACGCCGGGATGTCGTACATCCTGGACGTTCCAAGTGAGCTGTTGCTCGGCTTCGTGATGAAAAAACGCATCCGCGCTACGCCTTCCCTGACCGCGATCCAAGATGTCGACGCCATCAGTATCTGCGCCCCGACCCCACTCCGCAAAACCAAAGATCCAGATCTCTCTTACGTCATCGCCGCAGTGGAAGCGGTACGAACCTACCTCCATCCTGGGCAGCTCGTCATTCTCGAAAGCACGACGTACCCGGGAACGACGCAGGATGTCGTCTTACCCATCCTTGAACGATCCGGGCTCCGCGTCGGGAGAGATTTCTTCCTCGCCTATTCCCCAGAGCGTACCGACCCCAGCAACAAGACCTACACCACCCGAAACATCCCCAAGGTCATCGGCGGCGTCACACCGGTGTGCACCGAACTGGCAACTTGTTTGTACCAGCAGTTCATCGATCGTATCGTCCCGGTTTCTTCGCCGGGGACAGCGGAAATGGTCAAGCTACTCGAAAACACCTTTCGGAGCGTGAACATCGCCCTCGCCAATGAAATGGCTCAAATTTGCCATACGTTCGGGATCAATGTTTGGGAGGTCATCGAAACGGCCAAGACCAAGCCTTTCGGCTTCATGCCTTTCTATCCAGGCCCTGGCCTCGGCGGCCATTGCATTCCTATCGATCCGTATTATCTGACGTGGAAGGCGCGAATGAACGGCGTGGAGCCGCGGCTTATCGAAGTGGCCGGCCATATTAACAGTCAAATGCCAACCTTCACGGTCAGCCGCGTGGCCGATGCCCTCAACGACCAACAGAAGAGCCTGAAAAATTCCAAAATCCTCGCCCTTGGTGTTGCCTATAAACGCGATGTCAACGACACGCGCGAATCCTCGGCTCTCGAAGTCTTGGCGAAATTGCGCGAGAAAGGTGCTGTCGTCCAGTATTCCGACCCCTATGTCCCGAGTCTTGACCTCGACGGACACACCCTGCGTTCGATCGATCTCACGCCAAACGTTTTGCGTTCGCAGGACTGTGTCGTGATTCTGACTGACCATTCGGAATTTCCCTACGAAGCGATCGTGACGCACAGCCCGTTGATCGTCGATAGCCGTAATGCCCTCAGAGAATTTCCCGATCCTCACATCCTCCACCTCTAA
- a CDS encoding sugar transferase: protein MKSASVQGAYPTVSSPRQNTLSQVVQMLLVFVGLLILSPLFLMLALAVRLTSPGPIFYRGQRVGKDQKIFFIRKFRTLVVNAEQKIGARLLKEEDQLYTPIGKFLKKTKLDELPQLLNVLSGDMDLVGPRPVRPIFLEQLKREVPRYTARFRVRPGMTGLAQVYGGYWTDPRNKLRYELIYIHNQSLLFDLKLIWLTLLKIGTRLVTTGMLLWVFFLFVSFFPSSLYPWLYATLGGIKVNLLHLAIAGTAAWVIGQRTYAHRMYLYRSSVYLPMIGFTVSGLISAWFSPASETAMRGAIYYLVTGFFFVLGPQNTKLSSGFIRSVATVISFACGILALVGLGELALMKHSLLATTVMSSSGETTFWTMKATFANANVLAAYLVLGFPLLLCQLMHARTRDARDFWLVSTTIVFTSILLTQDLLGLFALFVTCAVFLAYTSSRTIPLLVCLFLAPLLLLGAWDQSATLSRQMTLLQSGTGKIVRELLTMPSPTLLIGSGIKTRQLQLGLRSEPTSSAVESALSTDEVSNNMHWTLIRETGLIGWLLMLWIIGATLRTLYWGTRHAEDPYHRTLLWALCSSILGFLISMCGLDAFFHLPLQVLFWGIVGLGLGTVTHVVSNRSPFYVIWRFGDDRPRKQRPQPAVSAFSPSAQTPVTELSLAVSSSLSAKSETPA, encoded by the coding sequence ATGAAGTCAGCATCCGTTCAGGGAGCCTACCCCACAGTGTCGTCGCCGCGTCAGAATACCCTGTCGCAGGTAGTGCAGATGCTCCTGGTATTCGTGGGGTTGCTGATCTTATCGCCCCTTTTCCTCATGCTGGCTTTAGCTGTCCGCTTGACCAGCCCGGGTCCAATTTTTTATCGTGGCCAACGCGTGGGAAAAGACCAAAAAATATTTTTCATCCGCAAATTTCGCACGCTCGTCGTGAATGCCGAGCAAAAAATCGGTGCCCGCCTCCTCAAAGAAGAAGACCAGCTCTACACCCCGATCGGGAAGTTTCTCAAGAAAACGAAACTCGACGAACTGCCGCAGCTCTTGAACGTGCTCAGTGGGGATATGGATCTTGTCGGCCCGCGTCCGGTGCGCCCCATTTTTCTCGAACAACTGAAACGCGAAGTGCCTCGTTACACCGCACGCTTTCGGGTACGACCGGGCATGACCGGGTTAGCCCAAGTGTATGGCGGCTACTGGACAGACCCACGCAATAAATTGCGCTATGAGCTGATATACATCCACAACCAATCGCTGCTCTTCGACCTGAAACTCATTTGGCTGACCCTGCTGAAAATCGGGACCCGACTCGTTACTACCGGCATGTTGCTGTGGGTGTTCTTCTTGTTCGTGTCGTTCTTCCCCAGCAGCCTTTACCCCTGGCTCTATGCCACGTTGGGAGGCATCAAAGTAAATCTGCTGCATCTCGCCATCGCCGGTACGGCAGCTTGGGTCATCGGGCAAAGAACCTATGCCCATAGGATGTATCTCTACCGTTCGTCTGTGTATTTGCCGATGATCGGATTCACCGTGAGCGGCCTGATATCCGCGTGGTTTTCTCCGGCCTCCGAGACGGCAATGCGGGGTGCCATCTATTACCTCGTGACTGGCTTTTTCTTTGTCCTCGGCCCGCAGAATACGAAATTGAGCAGTGGCTTCATCCGGTCGGTTGCCACAGTTATCAGCTTCGCGTGTGGGATACTGGCGCTTGTCGGTCTGGGCGAACTCGCCTTAATGAAGCATTCGCTGCTGGCCACTACGGTCATGTCCTCCTCGGGCGAGACAACGTTCTGGACCATGAAGGCGACGTTTGCCAATGCCAATGTGCTGGCCGCGTACTTAGTCCTCGGCTTTCCTTTGTTGCTCTGCCAACTGATGCATGCCAGAACCCGAGACGCACGGGATTTTTGGCTGGTGTCCACCACCATCGTCTTCACCAGTATCCTCCTCACGCAGGACCTTCTTGGGCTCTTCGCGCTCTTCGTCACCTGCGCGGTCTTCCTAGCGTACACCTCATCCAGAACCATCCCGCTCTTAGTCTGTCTTTTTCTTGCCCCGCTCTTACTTCTCGGCGCTTGGGATCAATCGGCAACGCTTTCTCGACAAATGACCCTTCTGCAATCGGGCACCGGAAAAATCGTTCGAGAATTACTCACGATGCCGTCGCCTACCCTGCTCATCGGGTCTGGTATCAAGACTCGCCAGCTTCAGCTCGGGCTTAGGTCAGAACCGACGTCTTCGGCAGTGGAATCTGCGCTGTCGACGGATGAAGTTTCCAATAACATGCATTGGACCCTCATTCGTGAGACCGGGCTCATCGGATGGTTGTTGATGCTGTGGATCATTGGCGCGACTCTGCGCACGCTCTATTGGGGAACACGCCACGCGGAAGACCCGTATCATCGCACGTTGCTCTGGGCACTGTGTTCTTCCATTCTTGGCTTCTTAATCTCCATGTGCGGACTCGATGCCTTTTTCCACCTCCCGCTCCAAGTGCTTTTCTGGGGGATCGTCGGACTCGGGCTCGGAACAGTCACCCATGTCGTAAGCAACCGCAGTCCGTTCTATGTCATCTGGCGCTTCGGCGACGATCGTCCGCGAAAGCAACGCCCACAGCCGGCGGTAAGTGCCTTTTCTCCCTCAGCTCAGACTCCAGTCACCGAGTTGAGTTTAGCGGTTTCTTCCTCTTTATCCGCCAAGAGCGAGACCCCGGCGTAA
- the asnB gene encoding asparagine synthase (glutamine-hydrolyzing) → MCGIAGKLHFDTTRSVSPQLIRDMCATIVHRGPDDEGIYTDGPVGLGMRRLSIIDLAGGQQPIANEDQTVWVVFNGEIYNYRELRPGLEAKGHRFATNADTEVIVHLYEEFGEHFAEHLRGMFAIALWDKARETLVLARDRLGKKPLYYAEHEGRLVFGSELKALLVDQIPRDIDPQALHEFLSYNYIPGPRSIFRVAKKLQPGHVLIARRGHLTITPYWQPELSIEPESRTRPVASYVEQLTELLKDSVRYRLISDVPLGVFLSGGVDSSTLVAMMREVSSERIKSFSIGFEDERFNELPYAREIARHFETDHYDLVVKPDALDLLPKLVRFFDEPFADSSAIPVYYLSELARRHVTVALGGDGGDELFAGYETYTAYKMAEFYRRLPQSLQNLVPRLVAKLPVSHGKVSFDYKAKRFIQGALLPPERGHYAWKEVFSGDMKQQLYAFTTAEPRQDPFQVFEREFAACRRYPMLSQLQYVDQRVYLPDDILVKVDRMSMAHSLEVRAPLLDHKLVEFALTIPPELQLKGLKKKYLLKRALEHRLPAKVLSRKKAGFNVPIPGWLRHELRDYVQDVMSERRLREQGFFNPRYVHQLIRDHQDMKVDYSRNLWGLLVFTLWHEAYGVAAQPHKAASSRQHPPMHKEAAA, encoded by the coding sequence ATGTGCGGGATCGCCGGAAAACTCCACTTTGATACGACCCGGTCAGTGAGTCCTCAGTTGATTCGCGACATGTGTGCGACGATCGTGCACCGCGGGCCGGACGATGAGGGCATCTATACCGATGGACCGGTCGGCCTCGGCATGCGCCGGCTCAGCATCATCGATCTCGCCGGCGGCCAACAGCCGATTGCTAATGAAGATCAAACAGTCTGGGTCGTGTTCAATGGCGAGATTTACAACTACCGGGAACTTCGCCCAGGCCTTGAAGCCAAAGGCCATCGTTTCGCCACCAATGCCGATACCGAAGTGATCGTGCACCTTTACGAAGAGTTTGGCGAACACTTTGCCGAGCATCTCCGAGGCATGTTCGCCATAGCATTGTGGGATAAAGCGAGAGAAACGCTGGTCCTTGCTCGTGATCGTCTGGGGAAAAAGCCGCTCTATTACGCCGAACATGAAGGACGACTCGTCTTTGGCTCGGAACTCAAAGCCTTACTCGTTGACCAGATTCCTCGTGACATCGACCCGCAAGCACTGCATGAGTTCCTTTCCTATAACTATATTCCCGGACCACGCTCGATCTTTCGGGTCGCAAAGAAGCTCCAGCCCGGTCACGTATTGATCGCTCGCCGTGGACACCTCACGATCACTCCCTACTGGCAACCCGAGCTGTCGATCGAACCGGAAAGCCGCACTCGTCCCGTCGCCTCGTACGTAGAGCAATTGACCGAGCTGTTGAAGGACTCGGTGCGTTATCGTCTCATCAGCGATGTGCCCTTAGGGGTGTTTCTCAGCGGCGGAGTCGACTCCAGTACGCTAGTCGCCATGATGCGCGAGGTCTCGTCCGAGCGGATCAAAAGCTTCTCCATCGGTTTCGAGGACGAGAGATTTAACGAACTCCCGTATGCACGTGAAATCGCCCGCCACTTCGAGACCGACCACTACGACCTCGTGGTCAAACCGGACGCGCTCGATCTGCTACCGAAACTCGTCCGATTCTTCGACGAGCCGTTTGCCGACTCCTCAGCGATTCCCGTCTATTATCTATCGGAATTGGCCCGACGACATGTGACCGTCGCCTTGGGTGGAGACGGCGGAGACGAGCTGTTTGCCGGCTATGAAACTTACACCGCCTACAAAATGGCGGAGTTCTACCGTCGCCTTCCGCAGTCGCTGCAGAACCTCGTGCCGCGACTGGTCGCGAAACTGCCGGTCTCTCATGGCAAAGTGAGCTTCGACTACAAGGCGAAGCGGTTCATCCAAGGGGCGCTGCTCCCGCCCGAGCGCGGTCACTATGCGTGGAAAGAAGTGTTCTCGGGCGATATGAAGCAACAGCTCTATGCGTTCACGACTGCTGAACCGCGCCAAGACCCATTTCAGGTGTTCGAGCGGGAGTTCGCGGCGTGCCGTCGCTATCCGATGCTCAGCCAGCTCCAATACGTCGATCAACGCGTCTATCTGCCGGACGATATTTTGGTCAAGGTCGATCGTATGAGCATGGCGCATTCGCTTGAGGTGCGTGCCCCGCTTTTAGACCACAAGCTGGTGGAATTCGCGCTGACGATCCCCCCCGAGTTGCAACTCAAAGGTCTGAAGAAAAAATACCTCCTCAAACGTGCGCTAGAGCATCGATTACCGGCAAAAGTGCTTTCGCGCAAAAAGGCCGGATTCAATGTCCCGATTCCTGGGTGGCTCCGCCACGAACTACGCGATTACGTGCAGGATGTCATGTCGGAACGACGCCTGCGAGAGCAAGGGTTTTTCAATCCTCGCTACGTCCACCAACTCATTCGCGATCACCAAGACATGAAGGTCGATTACAGTCGAAATCTGTGGGGGCTGCTTGTTTTCACGTTATGGCATGAAGCCTATGGCGTCGCGGCGCAACCGCACAAAGCCGCCTCTTCACGCCAGCATCCCCCCATGCACAAAGAGGCTGCCGCATGA
- a CDS encoding sulfotransferase: MALLKRHALQFTQERLLQVNKKITRLLTGDTSTQLIPFGVKLAQSYAQGWRDWEECPCVFVLSTGRVGTKTLTALFALSPQAISLHEPEPRLVKVSFDAYMEGGNLGASEKWQAVVFAARDDAICEANRRGKIYIETNNRLTYLAPALAAAFPASRFIHLHRHPYEVVRSAMRRGYYQSHNWDFARIRPRPGEPLAARWDTLSPLEKSAWYWAQCNSEAHEFLETLDKSRRMDLRAALLFAGDEKTLEDLFDFVDIDFPPREQVEEVLEQKINAARQGHFPPPSEWDKDERASVRQLVAKTAKILDYEL, translated from the coding sequence ATGGCGCTGCTCAAGCGGCACGCTCTCCAATTCACTCAAGAGCGCCTGCTCCAAGTCAATAAGAAAATTACGCGGCTGCTCACCGGCGATACGAGCACGCAGCTCATTCCTTTCGGAGTGAAACTCGCCCAATCCTATGCCCAAGGATGGCGAGATTGGGAAGAGTGCCCGTGCGTGTTTGTCCTCTCCACGGGACGAGTCGGTACGAAAACACTGACGGCACTCTTCGCGCTCTCTCCACAGGCGATCTCGCTGCATGAGCCTGAACCTCGGCTGGTGAAAGTTTCCTTCGATGCCTACATGGAGGGCGGCAACCTCGGTGCCAGCGAAAAATGGCAAGCGGTCGTGTTCGCCGCTCGTGACGATGCGATCTGCGAGGCCAACCGCCGTGGCAAGATTTACATCGAAACCAACAACCGTCTTACCTACTTGGCGCCAGCGCTGGCCGCTGCTTTTCCCGCCAGTCGTTTCATTCACCTGCATCGCCATCCCTACGAGGTCGTGCGTTCCGCCATGAGGCGCGGCTACTACCAAAGCCACAATTGGGATTTCGCCCGCATTCGTCCGCGTCCAGGCGAACCGCTTGCGGCGCGGTGGGACACCTTGTCTCCTCTGGAGAAAAGCGCCTGGTACTGGGCGCAATGTAACAGTGAAGCGCACGAGTTTCTGGAAACACTGGATAAGTCACGCCGGATGGATTTGCGTGCCGCATTGTTGTTCGCCGGAGACGAAAAGACGCTCGAAGACCTCTTTGACTTCGTCGACATAGACTTTCCTCCACGCGAACAGGTCGAGGAAGTCTTGGAACAAAAAATCAACGCCGCGCGGCAGGGGCATTTCCCCCCCCCGAGCGAGTGGGATAAAGACGAGCGTGCGTCTGTGCGTCAACTCGTTGCAAAAACAGCAAAAATCCTGGACTACGAGTTGTAA
- a CDS encoding right-handed parallel beta-helix repeat-containing protein encodes MRATVFFFSSWLMALFFVAAPSSAIARHCGGSRPCQCGDVVAADSTLTANLGPCEKRGLAVASGVTLDCGKHIIRGTGERSEDFGLALQKNTTGATIRNCVVTGFQRGIRLKDVKKNKILFNTVHKNGNFSSQVGYGIDVAGARENLFKGNFVHHNADEGIHVGTGSHGNTFLNNHVEDNGRENFYFLSADKGVLRENSTRGGGAASVFIKHSAFLHLEKNTFHDKPVILRGNAHDNVLIDNEVLNAGIRFQPYEEQGSWTYPSKNLVSGGKISDASECLSFTSASENTVKDVALSQCGQTVVSKADVGPAENTIIGIPFTQKTVLLDEKSVLHVGWRLEILVKEKSGVPVVGANVQGVEAKERVVFEALTDSTGAIPPQDIIEQTRRGDTSVTHMPLLVRVSVGEKTVSQEVNVTKHAAVTITFPASPR; translated from the coding sequence ATGAGAGCGACTGTGTTTTTCTTTTCCTCGTGGCTGATGGCGCTGTTCTTCGTTGCCGCCCCTTCATCGGCAATCGCACGGCATTGTGGGGGTTCTCGACCCTGCCAATGCGGCGATGTCGTCGCCGCCGACTCTACGCTAACGGCGAACTTAGGGCCGTGTGAAAAGCGCGGCTTGGCTGTGGCAAGCGGAGTGACTCTCGATTGCGGCAAACATATTATTCGCGGCACTGGCGAGCGCTCGGAAGACTTCGGTCTCGCGCTGCAAAAAAATACGACCGGCGCGACTATAAGAAATTGTGTCGTCACCGGATTCCAGCGCGGCATTCGCCTGAAAGACGTGAAGAAGAATAAGATTTTGTTCAATACCGTGCATAAGAACGGCAATTTTTCTTCCCAGGTCGGCTACGGTATCGATGTGGCTGGAGCACGGGAGAATCTTTTCAAAGGGAATTTCGTTCACCATAACGCCGACGAAGGCATTCATGTCGGCACTGGCAGCCACGGGAATACGTTTCTCAACAACCATGTCGAAGATAATGGCCGCGAGAATTTTTATTTCCTGTCTGCCGATAAGGGAGTGTTACGGGAGAACAGCACCCGTGGCGGAGGTGCAGCGAGCGTCTTTATCAAACACAGTGCATTTCTGCATCTTGAAAAGAACACGTTTCACGATAAGCCTGTGATCCTGCGTGGGAATGCACATGACAATGTGCTGATCGATAACGAGGTCTTGAACGCTGGCATCCGCTTTCAGCCCTACGAAGAGCAAGGAAGCTGGACCTATCCCAGTAAAAATCTTGTGTCTGGGGGGAAAATTAGCGATGCCAGCGAGTGTCTCAGTTTCACGAGCGCTTCGGAGAACACGGTGAAAGACGTTGCCCTTTCCCAATGTGGTCAAACGGTCGTGTCAAAAGCCGATGTCGGTCCCGCGGAAAACACCATCATCGGCATTCCCTTCACCCAGAAAACTGTGCTGCTCGATGAGAAATCCGTCCTCCATGTCGGATGGCGGCTCGAAATTTTGGTGAAGGAGAAGAGCGGGGTGCCTGTCGTCGGGGCCAATGTTCAAGGGGTCGAGGCCAAGGAGCGGGTCGTGTTCGAAGCGCTTACCGATTCGACTGGCGCGATACCGCCGCAAGACATCATCGAACAGACTCGGCGCGGTGACACGAGCGTGACCCACATGCCGCTCCTGGTACGAGTCTCGGTTGGGGAGAAAACCGTCTCGCAAGAAGTCAATGTGACGAAGCACGCTGCGGTGACTATCACGTTTCCCGCAAGTCCTCGTTGA
- a CDS encoding polysaccharide deacetylase family protein: MQSNLRTILSSVGLEMGRVAHAFRQRPSVRILYYHSVSDLPVRSSVAPEVFAAHMEHLSRHDYRVLSLTDAVQCLQARSPLPLKSVVLTFDDGFVDNYEQAFPILTRYKFPATVFLATSYIGSGCLPTLTRTEFVPQPLTWEQVKEMHAGGVEFGSHTLTHPMLSQVSPEQVRQEVRDSKCLMEDILGAPVRFFCYPRGDFSAAVRQTVQDEGYAAACTIRPGVNDASTDLFTLKRTYMSRRDTLEEFAKKMTGAYDLLQLVEYLWRQVRRA, from the coding sequence ATGCAATCAAACCTACGTACGATTCTGAGTTCCGTGGGCCTAGAGATGGGCCGAGTGGCTCACGCCTTTCGCCAGCGCCCGTCTGTCCGCATTCTGTATTACCACAGCGTGAGCGACTTGCCGGTGCGATCAAGCGTCGCGCCTGAAGTCTTCGCCGCTCACATGGAGCATCTCAGCCGACACGATTACCGAGTCCTATCGCTGACCGACGCCGTCCAGTGTTTGCAGGCTCGCTCGCCTCTACCGCTGAAAAGCGTCGTCCTCACGTTCGACGATGGATTCGTCGATAACTACGAGCAGGCGTTTCCCATTTTGACTCGCTACAAATTCCCGGCTACCGTCTTTCTTGCCACTTCGTACATTGGCTCAGGTTGCCTTCCCACGCTGACACGAACCGAGTTTGTCCCTCAACCGTTGACGTGGGAACAAGTGAAAGAAATGCACGCAGGTGGCGTCGAGTTCGGATCGCACACGCTCACTCACCCCATGTTGTCGCAAGTCTCGCCCGAGCAGGTGCGGCAGGAAGTCCGCGACTCGAAATGCCTGATGGAGGATATTTTAGGCGCGCCGGTGCGTTTCTTCTGTTATCCGCGGGGAGATTTTTCTGCTGCCGTGCGGCAAACTGTGCAGGACGAAGGCTATGCCGCCGCGTGCACTATCCGGCCCGGCGTGAACGATGCGAGCACCGACTTGTTTACGTTGAAACGGACCTATATGAGCCGACGCGACACCCTCGAAGAGTTCGCGAAAAAGATGACCGGTGCCTACGATCTTCTCCAACTTGTGGAGTATCTATGGCGTCAAGTACGACGGGCGTAA
- a CDS encoding glycosyltransferase family 2 protein, which yields MKLSILIPTFNEARTIAQVLQDVAAAPIALEKEIIVVDDGSTDGTREILQSCPDLTDLTVIFHDRNTGKGAALRTGLAYATGEIFLIQDADLEYSPTDYPVLLGPILQNHADVVYGSRFLGGPHRVLFFWHYVANRILTLVSNMLSDLNLTDMETGYKAFRAEVFNAIRLQSDRFGFEPEITAKVARRGYRIYEVPIAYHGRDYAAGKKITWRDGLAALWHILKYNLLGNQKLNKTTPHRIVHHPSDRATPPK from the coding sequence ATGAAACTTTCCATTCTTATTCCGACCTTCAACGAAGCCCGGACAATCGCCCAGGTGCTGCAAGACGTGGCGGCAGCACCCATTGCTCTCGAAAAAGAGATTATAGTCGTTGACGATGGCTCCACCGACGGCACGCGAGAGATTCTCCAGTCTTGCCCTGACCTTACTGACCTCACGGTCATCTTCCATGATCGCAATACGGGCAAAGGCGCGGCGTTGCGCACGGGGTTGGCATATGCGACCGGGGAAATTTTCCTCATCCAAGACGCTGACCTTGAATACAGCCCCACTGACTACCCTGTCTTGTTAGGACCGATCCTGCAGAACCATGCGGATGTCGTCTATGGCTCTCGCTTTCTTGGCGGCCCCCATCGCGTGTTATTCTTCTGGCATTATGTGGCCAACCGGATCCTGACACTTGTGAGCAATATGCTGAGCGATCTGAACCTCACCGACATGGAAACCGGCTATAAAGCGTTTCGTGCGGAAGTGTTCAACGCCATACGTTTACAATCGGATCGGTTCGGCTTCGAGCCGGAAATCACGGCCAAGGTCGCGCGTCGCGGCTATCGCATCTACGAAGTGCCGATCGCTTACCACGGGCGCGATTACGCTGCCGGTAAAAAGATCACTTGGCGAGACGGCCTTGCCGCATTGTGGCATATTTTGAAGTACAACCTACTCGGCAACCAAAAGTTGAACAAAACCACGCCGCATCGGATCGTTCACCACCCATCAGACCGAGCCACGCCCCCCAAATAG